One segment of Candidatus Woesearchaeota archaeon DNA contains the following:
- a CDS encoding adenylyltransferase/cytidyltransferase family protein translates to MNYGSNRTRNSQNGGIRRGLYLGRFQILHNGHLHVLKHIDQEPDIDEILINIGSSQYSRTNKSFEAPWIINPFSYEERKALVDRSLQGEITKPYKIIALQDQHYCPSWIASVFHANPEFHVFFSNTARERDLFEERGIESRGIPIKDKFHAQIIREMIAYGDDFSQYVPKGVVEVVRERDLSRILREFYAEHAEEIDEVHAMQRKLGIACYADLFGEKDIRKQIGD, encoded by the coding sequence ATGAATTATGGGTCTAACAGAACAAGAAATTCTCAGAATGGGGGAATTAGACGAGGATTGTATTTAGGAAGGTTTCAAATTCTTCATAATGGACATTTACATGTGTTAAAACATATTGATCAAGAACCAGATATCGATGAAATTTTGATTAATATTGGAAGTTCACAATACAGTAGAACTAACAAAAGTTTTGAAGCGCCATGGATTATAAATCCTTTTTCATATGAAGAAAGAAAAGCTCTGGTCGATCGATCGTTACAAGGTGAGATAACAAAGCCGTACAAAATAATTGCATTGCAAGATCAACATTATTGTCCAAGTTGGATTGCGAGTGTGTTTCATGCAAATCCTGAATTTCATGTATTTTTTTCAAATACTGCACGAGAAAGAGATCTTTTTGAAGAAAGAGGAATTGAATCAAGAGGCATACCTATTAAAGATAAATTTCATGCGCAGATAATTAGAGAAATGATTGCATATGGAGATGATTTTTCACAATATGTTCCAAAAGGAGTTGTGGAAGTTGTTCGTGAAAGAGATTTATCACGAATTTTAAGAGAATTTTATGCAGAGCATGCAGAAGAAATTGATGAAGTTCATGCAATGCAGCGTAAATTAGGAATTGCGTGTTATGCAGATTTATTTGGTGAAAAAGATATTCGGAAACAAATTGGTGACTAA
- a CDS encoding protein kinase → MILTIKEQEKFQEFLEKNELVSLIQLYSKKLGGEAKCELFESAADQIIGVAGSFLSSDQRSSFGGIISLAYSMMFALPEALDVARKFNSEFSETRVFEIAKWKGDFGVVKSVLSKHPDWMSSFEYQQFLVESAIPHMRMQKLSESSNLNKGILGYELDLAVFNQIKADLNIPCEHAVKQTLLRMQQEGNRNYAKQALLSKELGWLGVVKPDLVEIANDRVNYISRRDIRSNLEQVLANSFSEGDLARSKRRIVKQLQKGDSNELFPLASNIFLVEEEGIAVVYKENLRQYLDFSRVGGYSQEKEILERVDNPNIVRYFGTYDIEGVEFLRLKFIEGTCLSKYTHKNELLDLMSVVKIITTIANTIDYLGSEGIVYNDVKSTNFICVSDSSGTIEDVIMYDFGMSRLLEPNDLTSEGHVPSGFCCRSVLSTPKYIPPEMALEFKSYKHSDVFQLGILFYELLTGEHPFSRVEFKQGDAYRESEVLMYGLANAYNEPNLNCDKLVEYEELGDLIGDMLIKNPTERISMQDVSRRLGDYQISQEHVSKLNCGGEVKNELWV, encoded by the coding sequence ATGATATTAACTATAAAAGAACAAGAAAAATTTCAGGAATTTTTAGAAAAAAATGAATTAGTTAGTTTAATTCAACTTTATTCTAAAAAACTGGGAGGGGAAGCAAAATGTGAATTGTTCGAATCTGCTGCGGATCAAATTATTGGTGTTGCAGGAAGTTTTTTGAGTTCAGATCAACGAAGTTCTTTTGGAGGAATTATTAGTTTGGCATATTCGATGATGTTTGCGCTGCCTGAAGCATTAGATGTTGCAAGAAAGTTTAATAGTGAATTTTCTGAAACTCGCGTTTTTGAAATTGCAAAATGGAAAGGAGATTTTGGGGTTGTTAAATCAGTATTAAGTAAACATCCGGATTGGATGAGTTCTTTTGAATATCAACAATTTTTAGTTGAAAGTGCAATACCTCACATGCGAATGCAAAAATTAAGTGAGTCAAGTAATTTGAATAAAGGAATTTTAGGTTATGAACTTGATCTGGCAGTTTTTAATCAAATAAAAGCTGATTTGAATATTCCTTGCGAACATGCAGTCAAACAAACATTATTAAGAATGCAACAAGAAGGTAATCGAAATTATGCAAAACAAGCATTATTATCTAAAGAACTCGGTTGGTTGGGAGTAGTAAAACCCGATTTAGTCGAGATAGCGAATGATCGTGTTAACTATATTTCTAGACGAGACATAAGATCTAATTTAGAACAAGTTTTAGCTAATTCATTTAGTGAGGGGGATCTTGCAAGATCTAAACGACGCATAGTAAAACAATTACAAAAAGGAGATTCTAATGAATTATTTCCTTTGGCAAGCAATATATTTTTGGTTGAAGAAGAAGGAATTGCAGTTGTTTACAAAGAAAATTTAAGACAATATCTTGATTTTTCTCGTGTTGGAGGTTATAGTCAAGAAAAAGAAATACTTGAACGGGTAGATAATCCTAATATTGTCAGGTATTTTGGAACTTATGATATTGAAGGTGTTGAATTTCTTAGATTAAAATTTATAGAAGGGACTTGTTTATCGAAATATACGCACAAAAATGAATTATTAGATTTAATGTCAGTTGTTAAAATAATAACTACCATTGCAAATACAATTGATTATTTAGGGTCTGAAGGAATTGTTTACAATGATGTCAAATCAACAAATTTTATTTGTGTTTCTGATTCTTCTGGCACGATTGAAGATGTTATTATGTATGACTTTGGAATGTCAAGACTTTTAGAACCTAATGATTTAACTTCTGAGGGTCATGTGCCTTCTGGTTTTTGTTGTAGATCGGTATTATCAACTCCTAAATATATTCCTCCAGAGATGGCTCTTGAATTTAAGAGTTATAAACATTCTGATGTGTTTCAATTAGGTATTCTTTTTTATGAATTATTAACTGGAGAACATCCTTTTTCTCGAGTTGAATTTAAACAAGGAGATGCATATAGAGAAAGTGAAGTTCTTATGTACGGTTTGGCGAACGCATACAATGAACCTAATCTAAATTGTGATAAATTAGTTGAGTATGAAGAATTAGGTGATTTAATTGGTGACATGCTTATTAAAAATCCAACTGAGCGAATATCTATGCAGGACGTGAGTAGAAGATTGGGGGATTATCAAATTTCGCAAGAACATGTTTCTAAATTAAATTGTGGTGGTGAGGTTAAAAATGAATTATGGGTCTAA
- a CDS encoding ThiF family adenylyltransferase yields MVIRSSRQVEPQFRQTGQSRQSGEGEGLQTGISRYDRQELIRGWDQSALTNSKLIIVGSGVLANYTALTAAALGFGNIELFGPGSVDVLDVANSEKDFSKGFSYFSQGTKVDLIANFVSRINPEVKVTGINLRLDKSQNLNLISAPSVIIDTTNNPYSKFNLIEYGIRQGIPVVSASCSETRSKLGVYDPITQRSSGDQQRYLENILFAEFTGQKQSSILSSVMSALAVEEARKKLMPINGEKTIEDILIYNLNSLDRFKSDVDFEFLSEPDDFKDKTVLMVGAGALGNFAGLELALNNIGKLIMIDDDDIEQTNLNRQVLFYDAVGRLKATTLAERLQRINPNLEVEIMSERLTPASEHYFSSGEAFSELDLMIDTVDNNKARALLNYYSTKYGIPLISGGTRYNSGQVVVSIPGQTACLDCKVDIDKLAISAHAPQSCILAAQPSVITSNQIIGGMIVGEARCVLRPDKYGPASNKILKYISQDDFRIGSLPAAQSCSCHHNEEKIGSWMEKMAYLYV; encoded by the coding sequence ATGGTTATAAGATCATCAAGACAAGTTGAGCCTCAATTTCGTCAAACAGGACAATCAAGACAATCTGGCGAGGGAGAGGGACTACAAACTGGAATTAGCAGATATGATAGGCAAGAATTGATTAGAGGGTGGGATCAATCAGCACTTACAAATTCTAAATTAATTATTGTTGGTTCTGGAGTACTAGCAAATTATACTGCATTAACTGCTGCTGCACTTGGTTTTGGAAATATTGAATTATTTGGTCCTGGAAGTGTTGATGTATTGGATGTTGCCAATTCTGAAAAAGATTTTTCTAAAGGATTTAGTTATTTTTCTCAAGGAACTAAAGTTGATTTAATTGCAAATTTCGTATCCAGAATAAATCCTGAAGTTAAGGTTACGGGAATTAATTTAAGACTTGACAAATCACAAAATCTTAATTTAATAAGTGCCCCGTCAGTGATTATTGATACGACAAATAATCCTTATTCAAAATTTAATTTAATTGAATATGGAATTAGACAAGGAATTCCTGTTGTAAGTGCGTCTTGTTCTGAAACTAGATCTAAACTTGGAGTTTATGATCCAATAACTCAACGATCTTCAGGGGATCAACAAAGATATTTGGAAAATATTTTGTTTGCAGAATTTACTGGACAAAAACAAAGTAGCATTCTTAGTTCTGTTATGAGTGCACTTGCAGTAGAAGAGGCTAGAAAAAAACTCATGCCTATAAATGGAGAAAAAACAATAGAAGATATTCTTATTTATAATTTAAATTCATTAGATCGATTTAAATCTGATGTTGATTTTGAATTCTTGAGTGAACCTGATGATTTTAAAGATAAAACAGTTTTAATGGTCGGTGCGGGAGCATTAGGAAATTTTGCCGGACTTGAACTAGCATTAAACAATATTGGTAAATTAATTATGATTGATGATGATGATATTGAACAAACTAATTTAAATCGACAAGTTTTGTTTTATGATGCAGTTGGCAGATTAAAAGCAACTACTTTGGCTGAACGATTACAAAGAATAAATCCTAATCTTGAAGTCGAAATTATGTCTGAACGATTAACTCCTGCAAGCGAACATTATTTTTCATCAGGGGAGGCGTTTTCTGAATTAGATTTGATGATTGATACTGTTGATAATAATAAAGCACGAGCACTTCTTAATTATTATTCTACTAAATATGGCATTCCTTTAATTAGTGGGGGTACTAGGTACAATAGTGGCCAAGTAGTGGTAAGTATACCTGGACAAACAGCATGCTTGGATTGTAAAGTTGATATTGATAAATTAGCAATTTCTGCACACGCACCACAAAGTTGTATTCTTGCAGCACAACCAAGTGTTATTACTTCAAATCAAATAATCGGTGGGATGATTGTTGGCGAAGCAAGATGTGTTCTTCGACCAGATAAATACGGTCCTGCTTCAAATAAAATTCTCAAATATATTTCACAAGATGATTTCAGAATAGGATCTCTGCCTGCTGCCCAATCTTGTAGTTGCCATCACAACGAAGAAAAGATTGGGAGTTGGATGGAGAAAATGGCATATCTTTATGTGTGA
- a CDS encoding phosphate uptake regulator PhoU: protein MNIRKLVKSGLSSYTVALPKDWIDKNHLKKGDMIYITETPDNELSIKLDPNNKEQIRTEVVINIDGKSGHSIYREIVSVYLTEFQRFIIKGTNIHKQIKEIKKIVSSLPALEVVEESLTKVVARSFLDVHNISIKDLIRRIDNIVRAMLLDLQSLIKREITHDVIIERDEEVNRLSFLVFKILKSAFHHPDVMKSLDLTDLEAVSHWQLVFHLEKMGDETKRIARNIGENPKSINKKQLQSLIDTMYKGYTNCLTLFYKKDLNGSDNFSANRKKIFIECDKYFITNRNIVNSEISGKFKGMTSHLIDITKLVRFLP from the coding sequence ATGAATATCCGTAAATTAGTCAAATCAGGTCTCTCATCATACACCGTAGCACTACCAAAAGATTGGATTGACAAAAATCACCTAAAAAAAGGAGATATGATATACATCACAGAAACTCCCGATAATGAATTATCAATCAAACTTGACCCAAATAATAAAGAACAAATAAGAACTGAAGTAGTAATAAACATTGATGGCAAATCAGGACATTCAATTTATAGAGAAATAGTTTCAGTTTATTTAACTGAATTTCAAAGATTCATAATCAAAGGAACTAATATTCATAAACAAATAAAAGAAATCAAAAAAATTGTGTCGTCACTCCCCGCACTAGAAGTTGTTGAAGAAAGTTTAACAAAAGTGGTTGCACGTAGTTTTCTAGACGTACACAACATTTCAATTAAAGATTTAATTAGAAGAATCGATAATATCGTAAGAGCAATGTTACTCGATTTACAAAGTTTAATCAAAAGAGAAATTACCCACGACGTAATAATTGAGAGAGATGAAGAAGTTAATAGACTATCATTTTTAGTTTTCAAAATTTTAAAATCTGCATTCCACCACCCAGATGTTATGAAAAGTTTAGACTTAACAGATTTAGAAGCAGTATCCCATTGGCAGCTAGTATTTCACTTAGAAAAAATGGGCGATGAAACTAAAAGAATTGCAAGAAACATAGGAGAAAATCCTAAAAGCATTAACAAAAAACAATTACAATCATTAATTGATACAATGTATAAAGGATATACTAATTGCCTAACTCTATTTTACAAAAAAGATTTGAACGGTTCAGATAATTTTTCAGCTAATCGTAAAAAAATATTCATCGAATGTGATAAATATTTTATAACCAATAGAAATATTGTAAACTCAGAAATATCAGGCAAGTTTAAAGGTATGACATCTCATTTAATTGACATAACTAAATTAGTTAGATTCTTACCATAA
- a CDS encoding response regulator, translating into MSRQAGTAIDIPLEARVETVLVVDDDDAIRELHSVYLEGRYNIRTAASPQEAIQSLQEEVPDHILLDWKMPQGTGLDVIQYCEAAGIKTPIYVCTGTPDEAATEMNGRAIPIITKGYITRAMLLSHLTGKAEQFYPAQVQAQGLVQLHPGPTTRVQTGAERYHQPITKDLNPPRNYN; encoded by the coding sequence ATGAGTAGACAAGCAGGAACAGCAATAGACATACCACTAGAAGCAAGAGTAGAAACCGTTCTAGTAGTAGATGATGATGACGCAATTAGAGAATTACACTCAGTATATTTAGAAGGAAGATATAACATAAGAACTGCAGCATCACCTCAAGAAGCAATTCAATCACTCCAAGAAGAAGTTCCAGATCACATTCTCCTTGACTGGAAAATGCCACAAGGAACAGGTCTTGATGTAATTCAATATTGCGAAGCAGCAGGAATAAAAACTCCAATTTATGTTTGTACAGGAACCCCTGATGAAGCTGCAACCGAAATGAATGGGAGAGCAATCCCAATAATTACAAAGGGATATATTACAAGAGCAATGCTTTTAAGTCATTTAACTGGCAAAGCAGAACAGTTTTACCCCGCACAAGTTCAAGCTCAAGGATTGGTACAACTACATCCAGGTCCCACTACAAGAGTCCAAACAGGCGCAGAAAGATATCATCAGCCTATTACAAAAGACCTAAATCCTCCGAGAAATTATAACTAA
- a CDS encoding HesA/MoeB/ThiF family protein, which produces MAQSRYSRQEVIPQIGKLGQQKLKQSTVAIVGVGALGTGVSELLARAGIGKLILIDHDVVDLSNLQRQQLFFEKNIGKPKASSAKKQLEKINSEIEIIAYDKHLNYETIDLIKADFVVDCTDNLDTRFLINEYCTREQIFWVHGAVLKEKGVLYVVSPMGPCFNCIFPNVSQGGSCEEFGILGATTTIISSLQANEIIKLIVGIEPESALLRLDVLKNQIDKIKVKKNSNCAVCKGSYVRLEGLETEIEGIDSNDSAKNSCNNNSCINNELAKKDEFTIQKCKTKAGWSAKPTKQLKLNLNNIKKKFKLIMDTPILIVIEKKGEIIVHNYGELLFKDLKDEQEIKKIAKEIYLVGK; this is translated from the coding sequence ATGGCGCAATCAAGATATTCGAGACAAGAAGTAATACCTCAAATAGGTAAACTTGGACAACAAAAACTTAAACAATCAACAGTTGCAATAGTTGGAGTTGGAGCATTAGGTACAGGTGTTTCTGAATTACTTGCGCGAGCAGGAATTGGAAAACTTATATTAATTGATCATGATGTGGTTGATTTATCAAATTTACAAAGACAACAACTTTTTTTTGAAAAAAATATTGGAAAACCAAAAGCTAGTAGTGCAAAAAAACAACTCGAAAAAATAAATTCTGAAATTGAAATTATTGCATATGATAAACATTTAAATTATGAAACTATTGATTTAATCAAAGCAGATTTTGTAGTTGATTGTACTGATAATTTAGATACTAGATTTTTAATAAATGAATATTGTACCAGAGAACAAATATTTTGGGTTCATGGCGCAGTATTAAAAGAAAAAGGCGTTTTGTATGTTGTATCGCCTATGGGCCCGTGTTTTAATTGTATATTTCCTAATGTGTCTCAGGGGGGCAGTTGTGAAGAATTTGGGATACTTGGAGCTACAACCACAATAATTAGTTCTTTACAAGCAAATGAAATAATAAAATTAATTGTAGGAATTGAACCAGAATCTGCGTTGTTGAGACTTGATGTTTTAAAAAATCAAATTGATAAAATTAAAGTTAAAAAAAATTCAAACTGTGCTGTTTGTAAAGGAAGTTATGTTAGGTTAGAAGGATTGGAAACAGAAATTGAAGGAATAGATTCAAATGATTCTGCGAAAAATTCTTGTAATAACAATTCTTGTATTAATAATGAGCTTGCTAAAAAAGATGAATTTACGATACAAAAATGTAAAACAAAAGCTGGCTGGAGTGCAAAACCCACAAAACAACTTAAACTTAACCTTAATAATATTAAAAAGAAATTTAAACTAATTATGGATACTCCAATTTTAATTGTTATTGAAAAAAAAGGAGAAATCATAGTTCATAATTATGGTGAATTATTATTTAAAGATCTTAAAGATGAACAAGAAATAAAAAAAATTGCTAAAGAAATATATTTAGTTGGCAAATAA
- a CDS encoding archease: MVKEAKTGQSGRYEFFDEITSDVIFEAYGKDLKEVFSNAAEAMSTMVCKLDQISPIKDIVIEVDGDSLEDLMVNWLSALLAYVDIEEMFFSKFLIVDINDTHLKAIVSGESITPEKGETVVKAVTYYQFKFEKTAEGYMTRISLDI, from the coding sequence ATGGTAAAAGAAGCTAAAACTGGCCAATCTGGGAGATATGAATTTTTTGATGAAATAACTAGTGATGTAATATTTGAAGCATATGGTAAAGATTTAAAAGAAGTTTTTTCAAATGCTGCGGAAGCCATGTCTACTATGGTGTGCAAACTTGATCAAATAAGTCCAATAAAAGATATAGTAATCGAAGTAGATGGAGATAGTTTAGAAGATTTAATGGTTAACTGGTTATCAGCACTACTTGCATATGTTGATATTGAAGAGATGTTTTTTTCAAAATTTTTAATAGTTGATATTAATGATACTCATCTTAAAGCAATAGTTAGTGGTGAATCAATTACTCCTGAAAAAGGCGAAACGGTAGTTAAAGCAGTAACGTATTATCAATTTAAATTCGAAAAAACTGCTGAAGGTTATATGACTAGAATTAGTTTAGATATTTAA
- a CDS encoding NUDIX domain-containing protein: MENYPNKLLIDCFLKVGNKYLLVRRKKTEKWFPGSYGSLWREVEDKKNPKVVLTELFSELGIEVCESNVELKAIATNIFHDLKEIFNVFLFVVELETEITIKSVPEGDKIKWFDYEQMMSSDSKLLEEYKKVLPLIIEKEKNDILFYSTEYDFDKILSLSIFG; the protein is encoded by the coding sequence ATGGAAAATTATCCAAATAAATTGCTAATAGATTGTTTTTTAAAAGTTGGAAATAAATATTTATTAGTGAGACGAAAAAAAACTGAAAAATGGTTTCCAGGTAGTTATGGAAGTTTATGGCGAGAAGTCGAGGATAAAAAAAATCCCAAAGTTGTTTTAACTGAATTATTTTCTGAACTTGGAATTGAAGTTTGCGAAAGTAATGTTGAATTAAAAGCAATCGCTACAAATATATTTCATGATTTAAAAGAAATATTTAATGTCTTTTTGTTTGTTGTTGAACTTGAAACTGAAATAACTATTAAATCTGTTCCTGAAGGAGATAAAATTAAATGGTTTGATTATGAGCAAATGATGAGTTCTGATTCTAAATTATTGGAAGAATACAAAAAAGTGTTACCTTTGATTATAGAAAAAGAAAAAAATGATATTTTGTTTTATTCAACAGAATATGATTTTGATAAAATATTGAGTTTATCTATTTTTGGGTAA
- a CDS encoding radical SAM protein, whose protein sequence is MVNKKDISCKKQLLRGIKLTKYHSKNIGKLPKGCRQCVRGEKTVLFITGLCSKRCFFCPISDKKKNKDVIYANEKPIKLFSELAEEIMLCDSKGVGITGGDPLVKLSRTVEWISLLKKEFGSKFHVHLYTPLVLVSEDSLKKLCLAGLDEIRFHPDLDNDIFWEQIIIAKKFDWKVGVEIPAIPGKLAATKKLVKFISDKIDFLNINELELSDTNASKLTAQGFSAKDNISYGVKGSESDAVKLLNYCLKLNLESQLDVHYCTTTLKDKVQLAKRIKKRANNIKKEYDYVDSDGTLIRGAIYLAELKPAVHYLHKLESLSTLKKQELLKKLVEMRKFLMKKYKIPFSLIEVDTEKIRILTTLTVVEELSFPLKEKELMPAIVQEYPTWDAMQLDVQFL, encoded by the coding sequence ATGGTTAATAAAAAGGATATTAGTTGTAAAAAACAATTGTTACGGGGTATAAAACTCACAAAATATCACTCTAAAAATATTGGTAAGTTACCTAAAGGTTGCAGACAATGTGTGCGCGGAGAAAAAACTGTTCTGTTTATTACTGGACTTTGTTCTAAACGATGTTTTTTTTGTCCAATTTCTGATAAGAAAAAAAATAAAGATGTAATTTATGCTAATGAAAAGCCAATTAAATTATTTAGTGAACTTGCAGAAGAAATAATGCTTTGTGATTCTAAAGGTGTTGGTATTACTGGAGGGGATCCTTTAGTTAAACTTTCGCGTACTGTTGAGTGGATTTCACTTTTAAAAAAAGAATTTGGATCAAAATTTCACGTTCATTTGTATACTCCATTAGTTTTAGTAAGTGAAGATAGTTTAAAAAAATTATGTTTAGCAGGACTTGATGAGATTCGATTTCATCCTGATTTAGATAATGATATTTTTTGGGAGCAAATTATAATTGCGAAAAAGTTTGATTGGAAAGTTGGAGTTGAAATTCCTGCCATACCTGGAAAATTAGCTGCAACTAAAAAATTGGTTAAATTCATATCTGATAAAATTGATTTTTTAAATATTAATGAATTAGAATTAAGTGATACTAATGCAAGTAAATTGACTGCGCAAGGGTTTAGTGCAAAAGATAATATTAGTTATGGTGTTAAAGGTAGCGAATCTGATGCGGTTAAATTACTCAATTACTGTTTAAAATTAAATTTAGAGTCTCAATTAGATGTTCATTATTGTACAACTACGCTGAAGGATAAAGTGCAATTAGCAAAAAGAATTAAAAAAAGAGCAAATAATATTAAAAAAGAATATGATTATGTTGATTCGGATGGAACATTAATTCGAGGTGCGATTTATTTAGCTGAATTAAAACCTGCAGTTCATTATTTGCATAAATTAGAATCATTATCCACATTGAAAAAACAAGAATTATTAAAAAAATTAGTTGAAATGCGAAAATTTTTGATGAAAAAATATAAAATACCATTTTCGCTTATAGAAGTTGATACTGAAAAAATTAGAATATTAACTACTCTGACAGTTGTTGAAGAATTAAGTTTTCCGTTAAAAGAAAAAGAATTAATGCCTGCAATAGTTCAAGAATATCCTACTTGGGATGCAATGCAACTCGATGTTCAATTTTTGTGA
- a CDS encoding TatD family hydrolase — MVDVNDINYPIVDVHAHLDHPLIKDIEGVIKRAKAFGVKKIITNGLNYQTNRLSLDLAKKYDIVEAALGIYPPDALEKEVEEDGSDIELQPFNIDDELKFIKKQKPIALGEIGLEYKYGTDFEAQKLLFRKFIDLGAKLKVPLIIHSRKAEQNVIDILESANAKKVVLHCFCGKHKLVKRAAENGWHFSIPTNVLRSQHFQKVVEIVGINQLLTETDAPYLSPVPGTINEPSFIVGSIKKIAEIKKMTEQETANNIFKNYLQLF, encoded by the coding sequence ATGGTCGATGTAAACGATATAAACTATCCTATTGTTGATGTGCATGCACATTTAGATCATCCTTTAATTAAAGATATTGAGGGAGTGATTAAACGAGCAAAAGCTTTTGGTGTCAAAAAAATAATTACTAATGGGCTTAATTATCAAACAAATAGGCTTTCTTTAGATCTCGCTAAAAAATATGATATCGTAGAAGCAGCACTTGGAATATATCCTCCTGATGCTTTAGAAAAAGAAGTAGAAGAAGATGGATCTGATATAGAATTACAACCATTTAATATTGATGATGAATTAAAGTTTATTAAAAAACAAAAACCTATTGCTCTTGGAGAGATTGGTCTTGAATATAAATACGGAACTGATTTTGAAGCTCAAAAATTATTGTTTAGAAAGTTTATTGATCTTGGTGCAAAATTAAAAGTTCCTTTGATTATTCATTCTAGAAAAGCAGAACAAAATGTTATTGATATTTTAGAATCAGCTAATGCTAAAAAGGTAGTGTTACATTGTTTTTGTGGTAAACATAAATTAGTTAAACGTGCAGCAGAAAACGGATGGCATTTTTCTATACCTACAAATGTACTTCGAAGTCAACATTTTCAAAAAGTAGTAGAAATAGTTGGGATTAATCAATTATTAACCGAAACTGATGCACCTTACTTAAGTCCAGTACCTGGAACCATAAATGAACCGTCATTTATTGTTGGAAGTATTAAAAAAATAGCTGAAATAAAGAAAATGACTGAACAAGAAACTGCAAATAATATATTTAAGAATTATTTGCAATTGTTTTGA
- a CDS encoding decarboxylase — translation MSELLTKQIPRFEISQSKVLEQYAKIKNICELISYSSKTNSLVGEILEKETDCMFSVHLKNELRNVSDKSRVLFLAQGWSSLDVSELVAFGVTRFVVDNVPDLDVLEKYLEQNDVCVDVFLRLKLKERSLKTERYFVFGFESETINSRLKLLAKFKQTGKIKNLGIHFHRKTQNMSEWSLQYELEQTIEPEVLNLIDFVNIGGGIPSEYANTNVDVIKSVFSKISDLQDWFSKFNIKMIVEPGRFICAPAGKLFTKILRIYEKNIIVNISVYNTDLDALIVPVKLLVEGELQKGEGAAYVIKGLTPCSMDLFRYRVYLNNPCEGDELIFINSGAYNFTTNFCELREVSTIIVD, via the coding sequence ATGAGTGAATTATTAACTAAACAAATACCTCGATTTGAAATTTCACAATCAAAAGTTTTAGAACAATACGCAAAAATAAAAAATATTTGTGAATTAATTTCTTACAGTTCAAAAACAAATTCGTTAGTTGGTGAAATTTTAGAAAAAGAAACTGATTGTATGTTTAGTGTACATTTAAAAAATGAATTACGAAATGTTTCAGATAAGTCAAGAGTTCTTTTTTTAGCGCAAGGTTGGTCAAGTTTGGATGTATCTGAATTAGTAGCTTTCGGAGTTACTCGATTTGTTGTCGATAACGTGCCTGACTTAGATGTTTTAGAAAAATATTTAGAACAAAATGATGTTTGTGTTGATGTGTTTCTTCGTTTGAAACTTAAAGAAAGATCATTAAAAACTGAGCGATATTTTGTGTTTGGATTTGAGTCAGAAACTATTAATTCTAGATTAAAATTGCTTGCTAAATTTAAACAAACGGGAAAAATTAAAAATTTAGGAATTCATTTTCATAGAAAAACACAAAACATGTCTGAATGGAGTTTGCAATACGAATTAGAACAAACCATAGAACCTGAAGTTTTAAATTTAATTGATTTTGTTAATATTGGAGGGGGAATTCCATCTGAATATGCAAATACTAATGTTGATGTAATTAAATCAGTTTTTAGTAAAATTTCTGATTTGCAAGATTGGTTTTCTAAATTTAATATTAAAATGATTGTTGAGCCGGGACGATTTATTTGTGCGCCTGCCGGTAAGTTATTTACAAAAATACTGAGGATATATGAAAAAAATATAATTGTTAATATCTCAGTTTACAATACTGATTTGGATGCTTTAATTGTTCCTGTAAAATTATTAGTTGAAGGAGAACTTCAAAAAGGTGAGGGAGCTGCATATGTTATTAAAGGATTAACTCCATGTTCGATGGATCTTTTTAGATATAGAGTTTATTTGAATAATCCTTGCGAAGGAGATGAACTCATTTTTATTAATTCGGGGGCATATAATTTTACTACTAATTTTTGTGAATTGAGAGAAGTTTCTACAATTATTGTGGATTAA